From Flavipsychrobacter sp., a single genomic window includes:
- a CDS encoding isoaspartyl peptidase/L-asparaginase, which produces MAITLVIHGGAGNIHPGMMTKEEEQAYTEGLKKALDAGYKVLEEKGAAMDAVEAAIKELEDNPLFNAGKGAVYTKKGVNEMDAALMNGKNLAAGAIAGVRNIKNPISLAREVMEHSGHVFLSGKGASEFALSRGIDQVPDDYFYNKLRYDQWLEIRHSDSYQLDHKGDNLKGAPNDHKFGTVGAVACDAEGNLAAGTSTGGMTNKRFGRIGDSPVIGAGTYANNATCAISCTGHGEPFIQAVVAHDVSCLMEYKGLSLQEACDTVIKDKLLKIGGEGGLIAVDAKGNGLFSFNSKGMYRAMKNSEGVEEVAYYGE; this is translated from the coding sequence ATGGCAATAACACTGGTAATACATGGTGGTGCAGGGAATATTCATCCCGGAATGATGACTAAAGAAGAGGAACAAGCCTATACCGAAGGTTTGAAAAAGGCATTGGACGCGGGGTATAAAGTACTGGAAGAAAAGGGAGCTGCTATGGATGCAGTGGAAGCAGCAATAAAAGAGCTGGAAGATAATCCTTTGTTCAATGCAGGTAAGGGTGCTGTGTATACTAAGAAAGGAGTGAATGAAATGGATGCTGCTTTGATGAATGGTAAGAACCTTGCAGCAGGTGCTATAGCTGGTGTGCGTAATATCAAGAACCCAATATCGCTTGCCAGAGAGGTCATGGAACATTCAGGGCATGTATTCTTGAGTGGAAAGGGCGCTAGTGAGTTTGCTTTGTCTCGTGGTATCGACCAAGTGCCTGACGATTATTTTTACAATAAGCTGCGCTACGATCAATGGTTAGAAATACGCCATAGCGATAGCTATCAATTAGACCATAAAGGAGATAACCTTAAAGGTGCACCTAACGATCATAAGTTTGGTACTGTAGGTGCCGTTGCTTGCGATGCTGAAGGTAATCTTGCCGCAGGTACTTCTACCGGAGGGATGACCAACAAGCGTTTTGGTAGGATAGGTGATAGCCCCGTAATAGGTGCGGGTACTTATGCCAACAATGCCACTTGTGCTATAAGCTGTACAGGACATGGAGAACCTTTTATACAAGCTGTAGTTGCTCATGATGTGAGCTGCCTGATGGAGTATAAAGGACTAAGCCTTCAAGAAGCCTGTGATACAGTGATAAAAGACAAGCTGCTAAAAATAGGTGGCGAAGGTGGACTGATAGCAGTTGATGCTAAAGGTAATGGACTATTCTCCTTCAACTCTAAAGGTATGTACCGTGCTATGAAAAATAGTGAAGGGGTGGAAGAGGTAGCCTACTATGGCGAGTAA
- a CDS encoding phosphoribosyltransferase family protein, translating into MKKKQVLILDKERINWKMQRMAYQVWENFSNEQEVTLLGIEGSGATVARSLARRLEEISPIKVRVIIVKMNKKEPLAEEIVIGEDLSEKAVILVDDVANSGRTLLYALRPLLNYKLKKVFIAVLVDRKHKSFPITPDIVGHTVATTLQEHIEVETDGDYITAAYLQ; encoded by the coding sequence ATGAAAAAGAAACAAGTACTGATACTAGATAAAGAGCGCATCAACTGGAAGATGCAACGCATGGCCTACCAAGTATGGGAAAACTTTAGCAATGAGCAGGAAGTGACCCTATTGGGCATAGAAGGTAGCGGGGCTACAGTAGCGCGCAGTTTGGCACGCAGACTGGAAGAGATATCGCCAATAAAGGTTAGGGTCATTATCGTGAAGATGAACAAGAAAGAACCTTTGGCAGAAGAAATAGTTATAGGTGAAGATCTTTCTGAAAAAGCCGTGATACTAGTGGATGACGTAGCTAATTCAGGCAGAACATTGCTCTACGCATTAAGACCGCTACTCAACTATAAACTGAAGAAAGTTTTTATAGCAGTGCTGGTAGACCGTAAGCATAAATCATTCCCCATCACCCCAGATATTGTAGGGCATACCGTAGCCACTACTTTGCAAGAACATATAGAAGTAGAGACCGATGGTGACTATATCACCGCGGCATATTTACAATAA